Proteins from a genomic interval of Paenibacillus lentus:
- a CDS encoding serine hydrolase, with protein sequence MNSAVFKLISFWIDKLRKEWQIPGIAISVVQKNQVLFSSGFGERNIKEKLPVNTETLFPIASSTKPFTTMALSILLNEQNMDWDTPIKQYWPSFQMKDSYATDHLTLRDIACHRSGLPRHDMVLNNTTLTREEIAESIRFLDPNLPARYVWQYSNIMYILIGFFIEQQTGMTWEEWVKKKIFEPLDMNSSLFSIKDLQQLDNYATPYTAVGDDIIEIPFSNLDIQGPAGSIISNVKDLSAWLSLLLNHGQIHGNSVVSEAQLNEMLFPQIVVGPGEFPEIPYSLYGLGWFVEVYRGRKLISHGGNTTGFSTHISFMPDDDIGIVILANKEVTQLPECMAYHMYDQILGLGPIDWNTRFKIKNEQLHQALASMRNSDYSITDIDDPAPSHPTSCYLGEFNHPAYGGAVICEREGSLFLKYKDAELPLYHYNQNVFKVVDEQNDAQFLIEFNVNENGRCECLNMPLEPTPGVKDISFQPVKK encoded by the coding sequence ATGAATTCAGCTGTATTCAAATTGATAAGCTTTTGGATTGATAAGTTAAGAAAAGAATGGCAAATCCCGGGGATTGCTATATCCGTGGTACAAAAAAATCAGGTTCTGTTTTCATCAGGTTTTGGTGAAAGAAACATCAAAGAGAAGCTTCCTGTAAATACGGAAACATTATTTCCCATTGCCTCTTCGACAAAACCATTTACAACGATGGCTCTCTCGATTTTGTTAAATGAACAGAATATGGATTGGGATACCCCCATTAAGCAGTACTGGCCTTCATTCCAAATGAAAGATTCTTATGCTACGGACCATTTAACCTTACGCGATATTGCCTGTCATCGTTCTGGACTGCCGAGGCATGATATGGTCCTTAACAATACTACCCTCACGCGAGAAGAAATTGCCGAAAGCATTCGATTTCTCGATCCCAATCTTCCCGCCCGCTATGTTTGGCAATACTCCAACATCATGTATATATTAATAGGCTTTTTTATCGAACAGCAGACGGGTATGACGTGGGAGGAATGGGTAAAGAAAAAGATCTTTGAACCGCTTGACATGAACTCCAGTCTCTTCTCCATCAAGGATTTGCAGCAACTAGACAATTACGCAACCCCCTATACTGCAGTTGGTGATGATATCATCGAGATTCCATTCAGCAATTTAGATATACAAGGTCCAGCCGGGTCTATTATCTCCAATGTAAAAGATTTATCTGCCTGGCTTTCTTTACTTTTAAACCATGGACAGATCCATGGAAATTCAGTTGTTTCAGAAGCACAGCTCAATGAAATGCTATTTCCTCAAATTGTAGTTGGCCCTGGAGAATTCCCGGAGATCCCGTATTCTCTTTATGGCCTAGGCTGGTTCGTTGAAGTGTACCGTGGCCGCAAACTGATTAGTCATGGAGGGAATACAACCGGCTTCAGTACCCATATTTCATTTATGCCAGATGACGATATCGGCATCGTTATTTTAGCTAACAAAGAAGTGACCCAGCTTCCGGAATGCATGGCTTATCATATGTATGATCAAATATTAGGTTTAGGTCCGATTGATTGGAATACAAGATTTAAAATCAAGAACGAGCAGCTTCACCAAGCTCTAGCCAGCATGCGCAATTCCGATTACTCTATCACAGATATTGATGATCCAGCACCTTCACATCCCACATCCTGTTATTTAGGGGAATTTAACCACCCAGCCTACGGAGGGGCCGTGATTTGCGAGCGAGAAGGCTCATTATTCCTAAAATACAAAGATGCCGAGTTGCCGTTATATCACTATAATCAGAATGTATTCAAAGTAGTCGACGAACAAAATGATGCCCAGTTTCTGATTGAATTTAACGTCAATGAAAATGGAAGATGCGAATGCTTGAACATGCCATTGGAGCCTACACCCGGTGTCAAGGACATTTCATTCCAGCCGGTAAAAAAGTAA
- the glf gene encoding UDP-galactopyranose mutase codes for MYDYLVVGAGLFGAVFAYEANKRGMKCLVIDRRDHIGGNIYTEEIEDIHVHKYGAHIFHTNSKEIWDYVNGFAEFNRFTNSPIANYKGELYNLPFNMNTFNKLWGVVTPDEARQKIEEQRLAAGITEPRNLEEQAISLVGTDIYEKLIKGYTEKQWGRSAKDLPSFIIKRLPVRFTYDNNYFNDRYQGIPIGGYGAIIEKMLEGIEVRLNVDFFEDRNAFLGCAKKVVYTGMIDQYYAYEYGVLEYRSLQFKTKVLHDTPNYQGNAVVNYTDPETPYTRIIEHKHFEYGTQHKTVITEEYPQEWKPGDEPYYPINDGKNNEIYRKYKVLADREQQVIFGGRLATYKYYDMHQVIGAALAAVSREFGE; via the coding sequence ATGTATGATTATTTAGTAGTTGGTGCAGGATTGTTCGGAGCAGTATTCGCCTATGAAGCGAACAAGAGAGGCATGAAATGCCTGGTCATCGATAGAAGAGATCACATCGGCGGAAACATATATACGGAAGAAATAGAGGATATTCACGTACATAAGTACGGGGCTCATATTTTTCATACGAACAGCAAAGAGATATGGGACTATGTGAATGGTTTTGCCGAATTCAATCGGTTCACCAATTCACCGATCGCCAACTATAAGGGAGAATTGTACAATCTGCCCTTTAACATGAACACCTTCAATAAGCTATGGGGCGTTGTCACCCCGGATGAAGCCAGGCAAAAAATCGAAGAACAAAGGTTAGCAGCCGGCATCACCGAACCTAGAAATTTGGAGGAACAAGCGATTTCACTTGTCGGCACGGATATATACGAAAAACTAATCAAGGGATATACGGAGAAGCAGTGGGGAAGATCCGCCAAAGACCTGCCCTCCTTCATTATCAAACGGCTTCCCGTCCGCTTCACTTACGACAACAACTATTTCAATGATAGGTACCAAGGCATCCCGATCGGCGGATACGGGGCGATTATCGAGAAGATGCTGGAAGGCATCGAGGTCAGGTTGAATGTGGATTTCTTCGAAGACAGGAATGCTTTTCTTGGCTGTGCCAAAAAAGTAGTTTATACCGGCATGATCGACCAATATTACGCTTACGAATACGGTGTGCTCGAATACCGGAGCCTGCAGTTTAAAACGAAAGTGCTGCATGATACCCCCAACTACCAAGGCAATGCCGTCGTTAATTACACGGATCCGGAAACGCCGTATACGCGGATTATTGAGCATAAGCATTTTGAATACGGTACGCAGCACAAAACGGTCATCACCGAGGAATATCCTCAAGAATGGAAGCCAGGTGACGAGCCCTATTATCCCATCAACGACGGTAAGAACAATGAAATCTACCGAAAATACAAAGTTCTGGCCGACCGCGAGCAACAGGTCATCTTCGGCGGACGCCTCGCTACCTACAAATACTACGACATGCATCAGGTCATCGGAGCGGCTTTGGCTGCTGTTAGCAGGGAGTTTGGAGAGTGA
- the guaD gene encoding guanine deaminase: MNRYQGTPNFRRLADGQYFLPGFIDLHVHAPQWAQSGTALDIPLYDWLNTYTFPLESKFSDLDFAKKVYDDVVSALLANGTTTALYFATVHKEASLLLAEICATKGQRGLVGKVVMDDPQQNPEYYRDADTRTALLDTKEFIIAVQKLAKSTKQGVYPVVTPRFIPSCTNEALKGLGELADKYDAYIQSHCSESDWEHGYVQDRFHKNDAFALHGFGLFCDKSIMAHCNFLNDQDADLFAKTGTAIAHCPISNAYFANSVIPIAHLHGKGVEIGLGSDISGGFSPSLYDNIRQAVISSRMLEDGVNTSLPANERGVPGSRITIHEAFYLATAGGGESLSLPIGRIQENYAWDVQIIDTKLPSAKLPIFNEDENLDDVFQKMMYLVRPEHIREVWVQGEKVHLRQE, translated from the coding sequence ATGAACCGTTACCAAGGCACCCCCAACTTCCGCCGACTAGCTGACGGCCAGTATTTCTTGCCTGGCTTTATCGATCTGCATGTTCACGCGCCGCAATGGGCCCAGTCCGGAACCGCATTGGATATCCCGCTCTATGATTGGCTAAATACGTACACTTTCCCGCTGGAGTCTAAATTTTCGGATCTCGACTTTGCAAAAAAAGTCTACGACGATGTGGTGTCCGCTTTACTTGCAAACGGTACAACCACAGCGCTTTATTTTGCCACCGTGCATAAAGAAGCCAGCTTGTTGCTGGCGGAAATATGCGCCACCAAAGGCCAGCGCGGTCTCGTCGGCAAAGTCGTCATGGATGATCCGCAGCAAAATCCAGAATACTATCGCGACGCTGACACGAGAACGGCACTCCTGGACACCAAAGAATTCATTATAGCTGTACAGAAGTTAGCCAAGTCCACAAAGCAAGGCGTGTATCCGGTAGTGACCCCGAGATTCATTCCAAGCTGCACGAATGAAGCTTTGAAAGGCCTAGGGGAACTGGCCGACAAATATGACGCCTATATCCAATCGCACTGCAGCGAAAGCGACTGGGAACACGGCTATGTACAGGATCGCTTTCACAAAAATGATGCCTTCGCCCTGCATGGTTTTGGCCTATTTTGTGATAAATCTATCATGGCCCACTGCAATTTCCTCAATGATCAAGATGCGGATTTATTCGCAAAGACAGGAACAGCCATTGCCCATTGCCCCATCTCCAACGCATATTTTGCCAACAGTGTCATTCCGATCGCCCATTTGCATGGTAAAGGCGTCGAGATCGGTCTAGGCTCCGATATTTCGGGAGGCTTCTCACCTAGCCTGTACGATAACATCCGACAAGCGGTTATCTCTTCCAGAATGCTGGAGGATGGCGTGAATACCTCCCTTCCGGCAAATGAGCGTGGTGTGCCCGGATCACGTATTACAATCCATGAGGCATTCTATCTGGCTACCGCCGGCGGTGGTGAAAGCTTAAGCTTGCCTATCGGCCGTATTCAAGAAAACTATGCCTGGGATGTACAGATCATCGATACGAAATTACCTTCTGCCAAACTGCCGATCTTTAATGAAGACGAGAATTTGGACGATGTTTTTCAGAAAATGATGTACTTGGTTAGACCTGAACATATCCGCGAAGTTTGGGTACAGGGGGAGAAGGTACATTTGCGTCAGGAGTAA
- a CDS encoding aminotransferase class I/II-fold pyridoxal phosphate-dependent enzyme, with amino-acid sequence MQFAKRMNRFGEGIFTKLSDIKRSKLERGETVIDLSIGAPNIPPERHIIEALCMAATDERNYVYALSDQSALLEAVSAWYRERYEVELNPKTEICSLLGSQEGLAHISLSIVDEGDIVLVPDPCYPVFADGPLLAGAKLHYMPQKKENGYVIDLLDIPEHVAQQAKLMLVSYPNNPTAAMAPDSFYIDLVAFAKKYDIIVLHDNAYSELVFDGKSCGSFLAYPGAKEVGVEFNSLSKTYGLAGARVGFCVGNEEVVSRLKILKSNMDYGMFLPIQQAAIAAITGDQTGVETMRKAYEQRRDILCDGLNALGWAIDKPEATMFVWAEIPSHYETSEEFVMDMVNKAGVIVTPGSAFGPSGEGYVRMALVQSEENLKQAVEAVRQSGILNV; translated from the coding sequence ATGCAGTTCGCAAAAAGAATGAATCGGTTTGGTGAAGGTATTTTCACTAAATTATCGGATATAAAACGTAGCAAATTGGAACGTGGAGAAACGGTGATCGATCTGAGCATCGGCGCACCGAACATTCCGCCGGAGAGACATATCATCGAAGCCCTATGTATGGCTGCCACCGACGAAAGGAACTATGTGTATGCTCTCAGCGATCAAAGTGCTTTGCTGGAAGCGGTAAGCGCCTGGTACAGGGAGAGATATGAGGTTGAGCTGAACCCCAAAACGGAGATCTGCTCCTTATTAGGTTCGCAGGAAGGACTGGCGCATATTTCATTGTCCATCGTGGATGAGGGAGATATTGTGCTGGTGCCCGATCCCTGTTACCCGGTATTCGCAGATGGGCCGCTGCTTGCGGGAGCGAAGCTTCATTATATGCCGCAGAAAAAAGAAAACGGCTATGTGATCGATTTGCTTGATATTCCCGAACATGTGGCACAGCAAGCCAAGCTGATGCTGGTATCTTATCCGAATAATCCGACTGCCGCCATGGCACCGGATAGCTTCTACATTGATCTGGTCGCCTTTGCGAAGAAATATGATATTATTGTTCTTCATGATAATGCCTACAGTGAATTAGTGTTTGATGGCAAAAGCTGCGGCAGCTTCCTCGCCTACCCCGGTGCGAAAGAGGTCGGGGTCGAATTTAATTCCTTGTCCAAAACCTATGGTTTGGCTGGAGCGAGAGTCGGTTTTTGCGTGGGAAATGAGGAGGTCGTCTCCCGCCTGAAAATCCTGAAGTCGAACATGGACTACGGCATGTTTCTGCCGATTCAGCAAGCTGCGATTGCGGCGATAACAGGTGATCAGACCGGTGTAGAGACAATGCGTAAAGCTTACGAGCAACGAAGAGATATTTTATGCGATGGTTTGAATGCGCTGGGATGGGCCATCGACAAGCCGGAGGCAACGATGTTTGTCTGGGCGGAGATCCCCTCACATTACGAGACATCGGAGGAGTTTGTCATGGACATGGTCAACAAAGCCGGAGTCATCGTTACGCCGGGCAGTGCCTTCGGCCCTTCGGGCGAAGGATATGTGAGAATGGCGCTGGTTCAAAGTGAAGAGAATCTGAAGCAGGCGGTAGAGGCGGTTCGCCAAAGCGGGATTTTAAATGTGTAA
- a CDS encoding LysR family transcriptional regulator: protein MNTEALEYFIKVYEKNSVTAAAKDLFITPQGVSKTIRQLEIELEAELFYRSSRGMEATKAGELLYARAKHIHYLIEDIKKEINIISGKKGSLNVVITYSITSILPVDFLYQFSQVYPDIQIKLKEYPDEYPINEIFQEEVDVGLVIGTEEMENCEFELIAEGEFVVIVSKEHPLAGKDEISIMDLTSEALVVKAAGEGKENGFVEKCMEQGFSPQIIHEFGSIISAHRLCERNGTVGISIDFVEEALMNDNLKRIKLKEKIPQDIYLVFRKRGVQSKAVALFQRYVKDRCKSF from the coding sequence TTGAACACAGAAGCACTGGAATACTTCATCAAGGTATATGAGAAAAATAGTGTTACAGCGGCAGCGAAAGATCTGTTTATTACCCCTCAGGGAGTAAGCAAAACCATCAGGCAGTTAGAAATTGAGCTGGAAGCTGAATTATTCTACCGAAGCTCTCGAGGGATGGAAGCAACCAAAGCCGGTGAGCTCCTCTATGCCCGGGCTAAACATATTCATTATTTGATCGAGGACATCAAGAAGGAAATTAATATTATTAGCGGAAAAAAAGGCAGCTTGAATGTGGTGATTACATATTCCATAACATCGATTTTGCCCGTGGATTTTTTATATCAATTCTCTCAAGTTTACCCTGATATTCAAATCAAGTTGAAGGAATATCCGGATGAGTATCCAATTAACGAGATATTCCAAGAGGAAGTGGATGTCGGCCTGGTTATCGGTACGGAAGAAATGGAGAATTGTGAATTTGAGTTAATTGCCGAAGGCGAATTCGTGGTCATCGTGTCGAAGGAACATCCATTAGCCGGTAAAGACGAAATTTCAATCATGGATCTGACAAGTGAAGCGTTGGTCGTTAAAGCGGCTGGTGAAGGGAAGGAGAACGGCTTTGTCGAGAAATGCATGGAGCAAGGATTTTCGCCTCAGATTATCCATGAATTCGGCAGTATTATATCTGCCCATAGATTATGCGAGAGAAATGGAACTGTAGGAATCTCTATCGATTTTGTGGAAGAAGCACTTATGAATGATAACTTAAAGCGGATTAAACTGAAAGAGAAGATTCCACAGGACATTTACCTCGTCTTCAGAAAAAGAGGAGTTCAGTCAAAAGCAGTAGCTTTATTTCAAAGATACGTCAAGGATCGATGCAAGTCGTTTTGA